The sequence AACGGTGCGCTTCGGAGGCACGACGAGCCTTTGGTGTGGAGGACCTCTACGTCGAGCGCTTTCTCGCGCCGGCCCGTCATATCGAGATTCAGGTAGCCGCCGACCGTCATGGGGAACTGATCGCTCTGGGCGAAAGAGAATGTTCGATCCAGCGAAATCATCAGAAGTTGGTGGAAGTCGCGCCGAGTCCGACCCTGTCGCCCAAGCTGCGGGAGGAGTTGTCTGAGTCGGCGCTGGATTTGGCGCGGGCGGCGGGGCTTTCCAATCTGGCAACGGTCGAATTTCTGGTGGCCGAAGGAGAGAAGGCGTTCTTTTTCATCGAGGCCAATGCCCGGTTGCAGGTCGAGCATACCGTTACCGAAGAGGTCTTTGGTGTCGATCTGGTGCGTGCGCAATTGGCGATCGCCGCCGGGAGTTCCCTGGCGGAGCTCGGGCTCCCAGCTGCTGCGGCCGCAGGATCGCGCGGACATGCGATTCAATTCCGTGTGAACATGGAGCGCTTGTCCGAAACAGGTCAGGCGCTGCCCTCGCCGGCACAGATCATTTCGTATGAACCTCCAAGCGGCCCCGGCATCCGCGTGGATGCAGCCGCCTACGCGGGATGGACGCCGAGTGCATCCTTCGATTCCCTGCTCGCAAAACTCGTCGTGGTCGCGCCAGGGCCCTACGCGAATGTGGTTCGCCGCGCACAGCGGGCTCTGTCGGAATTTCGAGTCGAGGGTCCCGATACCAGTTTGCCGTTTTTGCGAGCGTTGGCCGAGCGGCCCGAGTTTGTGGCGAATCAGATCCATACACGCTTTCTCGAAGAAAAAGCGTCCGAGTTGCTGGCGGCGATTCCGACGAATCGATCTTCCATCGTGTCGGCGGACTCGAATGTCTCGATGGCGGGCGAGGCGGGGACGGCCCTTGCCTCCGAGGACCCACTTGCGGTTCTCGAGCATGGCCGGCAGTCCACGCCGTCGCAGGAATCGAGCGATCAAATCTCGGATCAAGCCGCCGGTGAAGTTCTGGCGGCACCATTGCAGGGCACGATATTGCAGGTGGATGTGGCGCCCGGCGACACGGTGGCAGCGGGTGCGCGGCTTTTTGTGATGGAGGCCATGAAGATGGAGCATGAGATTCTCGCGCCACGCAGTGGTGCTGTGCGCGAGGTTGATGTTTCGGTCGGGGATGCCGTTCTCGAAGGTCGTCGGTTGGCACGTCTGATTCCCGGCGATATCGCGGCGGAGGAAGTCGCGATTGCCGTCGATATCGACCCAGAGAAAATTCGCCCCGATTTGGCCGAGGTGAGGGAAAGGCACTCTCGGGGGTTGGATAGCGCGCGACCGGAGAAGGTGGCGAAGCGTCACCAGCGGGGGCAACGAACCGCTCGCGAGAATCTCGCGGATCTATGCGATCCGAACAGCTTTCTCGAATACGGAGCTTTGGCGATCGCCGCCCAGCGCGCGCGTCGATCCGTCGAGGACCTGATGACGAATACGCCGGCGGACGGATTGGTTTGCGGCGTGGGCTCGGTCAACGGCGAGGTGTTCGCCGAGGAGCGAGCACGGTGTGCGGTTCTTTCCTACGATTATATGGTGTTGGCGGGGACGCAGGGCCTCTACAACCACCGCAAGAAGGACCGCATCTTTGAAGTCGCGGCCGAAGCGAATCTTCCGGTCGTATTCTTTACCGAAGGGGGCGGGGGTCGCCCGGGCGATACGGATGGAACGGGTATTACCGGACTCGATTGTCTCGCCTTTCAGGCCTTTGCCGCTCTGAGCGGTCAAGTCCCTCTGGTCGGTCTGACCACCGGGCGATGCTTTGCCGGGAATGCTGCGCTCCTCGGTTGCTGTGATGTGACCATCGCCACCAAGGCCTCGAATATCGGTATGGGCGGCCCGGCCATGATCGAAGGGGGTGGGCTGGGCGTCTTCCGCCCCGAAGAAGTTGGCCCGGCCTCGGTCCAGAGTCGCAATGGAGTGATCGATATTCTGGTCGAGGATGAAGCCGAAGCCGTCGCGGCCGCAAAGAAATACCTCGGCTATTTCCAGGGAAGTCTCGACGAATGGAGCAGCCCCGACCAACGACGGCTGCGTCATCTGATCCCGGAAAATCGCTTGCGGATCTATGATGTGCGCGAGGTGATCGACGGGATTGCCGACACCGATTCCGTGCTGGAATTGCGCCGGGAGTTTGGCCCCGGCATGGTGACGGCTTTTGCGCGGGTCGAAGGCCGACCGCTGGGGATCGTGGCAAACAATCCAGTCCACTTGGCAGGCGCGATTGATGCGGACGGCGCCGACAAGGCGGCCCGATTCCTGCAGTTATGCGACGCATTTGATCTGCCGGTTTTGATGCTTTGTGACACCCCGGGAATCATGGTCGGGCCGGCGGCCGAGGAAAAGGCTTTGGTACGACACGCCTCCCGGCTTTTCGTGACGGGTGCGAGTTTGCAGGTCCCCCTTTTTACCGTGGTTTTGCGTAAAGGGTACGGCTTGGGCGCACAGGCGATGGCGGGAGGCAGTTTCCGGGCCTCGCTGTTCACGGTGGCCTGGCCTACCGGCGAATTCGGTGGCATGGGCCTCGAGGGTGCCGTCAAACTGGGCTTTCGGAAGGAGCTCGAAGCGATCGAGGACCCTGCCGAGCGCAAGCGGGTCTTCGAGGAGCGCGTCGCGAGGATGTATGAGTTCGGCAAGGCGACAAGCGTTGCCACAGCGCTTGAGATTGATGGTGTGATCGATCCGGCCGAGACGCGCCACTGGCTGTGTCGGGGTTTGGCTACCTGGCAGCCCCCGCGCCGGCGTGAAGGGAAAAAGAGACCCTTTGTCGACACCTGGTAGGTCTCTCCTGTCGGGGTTTTACCAATCCAGAGGATCGGGCAGGAAGGTTTCTGCGAGGTCCCGGAAGTGCGAGGCCAGCGCCTGGAAGTCGGGAGGCTGATGGTTCTTGGAGTATAGATCATGCTTCTGGAAGCGACCGAGCCATGGCAGCAGCGATTCGTCCTCCTGATTGAGCATCCATCGGTAGGCGTTCTCCTGATGGAGCGGATAAAAAGAGTGGAAACGGATGACGAAGGCCGCCTCGGCGGGAAGACGCCCCTTGGTCACTTGATAGAGGTATTCGTCGTGCCCCCAGGCCATGGTGACTGCGTCCAGTCCGCAACCCTTTTCGTAGATTCCGGTTTCGGATGCATAGGCCGGCCGGCTTCTGTCCGGGTTCTCGGCAAAGAGTTCCGGGAAAACGATCGTGTCGGAGAACGCACAGCCGAGCGGAAAGGTATCGCCGACCACGGCCCATTGTTCTTCTCCGAAAATGCACAGCATCTTGCCCGCGTCGTGAATCAGGCCGACGAGTTGTAACCACGGGGGTGCTCCGGCGACGCGGAGAGAATCGGCAGTCTGGAGCGCATGCTGCAGTTGCGAGAGCTCGGTATCGGGGTCGCTTTCATCGATCACCCGATCCAATTCCAGCAGCGCCTCCCAGATCGTCATGCGGGCGCGGTCGAGCTTGCCGAAGGTCGCTGATTTTTCTCGGGCAAGCGCGAGCGTTTGCCGGGTGTGATTTTTCCGGTAGGTCTCGCGCACCTCATCTCGAGTTTCGGGATCGTAGGTGCGCAGGTGGAGGTCCTCGGACATATTCTCAGAATTGGCTGGTGCAACGCCCTGGGTCAAGTCTCTCGCTCAGGTGAGTTCGAGTCACCGGACGCCTTCGGCTGGCGTAAAGTTTTGGATTTCACCGCGATGGCCAATGCGGTAACAAACTCACATGGGTGCAACCGGCAGCGAAGATTCCCTGCGCGTTCTTCTCGCTTTTTACGAAGAGAATGCCCGGCAGGCTCGTTATCATGGAATGCAGCGCCAAGCGGTGACGGCTACTGTCTTCCTCGGAGCCGCGCTGGTGCTGGCGGTGGCGGGGAACGCAGGCGTTTCGAGCCTTTTGGCCGGGGTTTTATTGGGCGCCGCGGGTGTTTACGGGTTCCTCGCCTGCCTTCACCATCACGAGCGAGCCCGGTTGCATGTCGAGCGACTCCACGCCGTCCGGCAGGCGCTTTGGCAGGAATTCCCCGGAGGGGTGGGGGATCTCTATGGCCAGGCGAATGCCAAGCACCGCAGCCGTTTCCCTGTTTTCAGCGAAAAAACGGCACGGATCCATTATAGTTGGCAGCTGGTCTCGGTGGTGGTGTTTTTCCTCGGGCTATTTTTCTTGTCCCGCGGCCTTCTTGATGGCTGGTCCCGAATTTGAATTGACTGCGTAATCCGGACGGTTGTATCGTCGGCCCCGGACGCCGGGGAAACTCCCTCGTTATGTCCGGGGGGATTTGGACATGAGGCGCAGACTTTTCGCGAAGGTCGCTGCAATTTTGGTGATGGTGCTTGGGGTGTCCTGCGGGAGCAGCGAGACCGATATCCATTCGGAGGTGCCGGAGGTTCCGGCTGTACCCGAGCCTTTGCCCGCACCCGAGCCTGAGCCCGAGCCCGAAAGCCCGGCTTGTGAAGCGGAGTTCGAGAGCACCTTTGCCGCAATCCAGACGACGATTTTTGAAAATCAGGGTTGCAATCAGGGCGCGTGTCACGGGGCCAGTGCGGCGGGAGATCTGCGGCTCACAGCCGACGTCTCCTACGAGCAACTCCTCGCACCTTCCCTCGGAAGCGCTCTGGCGCGGGTTGAGCCGCTGAAGGTCAACGAGAGCTACCTTTTCCGCAAATTATCGGCCGCGACGGCGCCCGAACTGCTTACCGGTACGATTGCCGGCGCCCCGATGCCGATCGCGTCTCCGCCGATTCCCGGCGACCATCTCGAAGCTTTGCGGCTCTGGATCGAGATCGGTGCGCCCGAGACAGGGATCGTGGGTGATGAGTTTGGTGGCACCCGTATTGCGGATCTGTTGGGTACCTGCCTCCCGCCACCGAGCCCGGTCG is a genomic window of Candidatus Binatia bacterium containing:
- a CDS encoding carboxyl transferase domain-containing protein — encoded protein: MSRNRILIANRGEIALRILRASEELGWEPVVVYTEDESESLPVARAAQAVALPGTGPAPYLDATMLAKVAADQECAFFHPGYGFLSESADLARACADAGVNFVGPTPATLETFGDKAAARALALKTGLPCLEGTSAATTLAEAEDFLAGLGSGGAVLIKAMSGGGGRGMRVVRSPAELPKAWKRCASEARRAFGVEDLYVERFLAPARHIEIQVAADRHGELIALGERECSIQRNHQKLVEVAPSPTLSPKLREELSESALDLARAAGLSNLATVEFLVAEGEKAFFFIEANARLQVEHTVTEEVFGVDLVRAQLAIAAGSSLAELGLPAAAAAGSRGHAIQFRVNMERLSETGQALPSPAQIISYEPPSGPGIRVDAAAYAGWTPSASFDSLLAKLVVVAPGPYANVVRRAQRALSEFRVEGPDTSLPFLRALAERPEFVANQIHTRFLEEKASELLAAIPTNRSSIVSADSNVSMAGEAGTALASEDPLAVLEHGRQSTPSQESSDQISDQAAGEVLAAPLQGTILQVDVAPGDTVAAGARLFVMEAMKMEHEILAPRSGAVREVDVSVGDAVLEGRRLARLIPGDIAAEEVAIAVDIDPEKIRPDLAEVRERHSRGLDSARPEKVAKRHQRGQRTARENLADLCDPNSFLEYGALAIAAQRARRSVEDLMTNTPADGLVCGVGSVNGEVFAEERARCAVLSYDYMVLAGTQGLYNHRKKDRIFEVAAEANLPVVFFTEGGGGRPGDTDGTGITGLDCLAFQAFAALSGQVPLVGLTTGRCFAGNAALLGCCDVTIATKASNIGMGGPAMIEGGGLGVFRPEEVGPASVQSRNGVIDILVEDEAEAVAAAKKYLGYFQGSLDEWSSPDQRRLRHLIPENRLRIYDVREVIDGIADTDSVLELRREFGPGMVTAFARVEGRPLGIVANNPVHLAGAIDADGADKAARFLQLCDAFDLPVLMLCDTPGIMVGPAAEEKALVRHASRLFVTGASLQVPLFTVVLRKGYGLGAQAMAGGSFRASLFTVAWPTGEFGGMGLEGAVKLGFRKELEAIEDPAERKRVFEERVARMYEFGKATSVATALEIDGVIDPAETRHWLCRGLATWQPPRRREGKKRPFVDTW
- a CDS encoding inositol oxygenase family protein; its protein translation is MSEDLHLRTYDPETRDEVRETYRKNHTRQTLALAREKSATFGKLDRARMTIWEALLELDRVIDESDPDTELSQLQHALQTADSLRVAGAPPWLQLVGLIHDAGKMLCIFGEEQWAVVGDTFPLGCAFSDTIVFPELFAENPDRSRPAYASETGIYEKGCGLDAVTMAWGHDEYLYQVTKGRLPAEAAFVIRFHSFYPLHQENAYRWMLNQEDESLLPWLGRFQKHDLYSKNHQPPDFQALASHFRDLAETFLPDPLDW